From a single Nocardioides panacis genomic region:
- the trpC gene encoding indole-3-glycerol phosphate synthase TrpC, protein MSVLDEIIEGVRSDLSEREAAVPLADLKEAARHAPDALDPMPAFRAPGVSVIAEVKRSSPSKGALATITDPARLAANYESGGAATISVLTERRRFGGSLADLEAVRAAVGIPVLRKDFMVTSYQLWEARAAGADLALLIVAALTQNELEALLDRAVSIGLTPLVEVHDEEEVERALAAGATLIGVNARNLKTLEVDRDTFARLAPRIPDDVVRVAESGVRGAHDVFEYAKQGANVVLVGETLVKGDDPRSAVADLVAAGAHPALKQRD, encoded by the coding sequence ATGAGCGTCCTCGACGAGATCATCGAGGGTGTCCGCTCCGACCTCTCCGAGCGGGAGGCGGCGGTCCCGCTCGCGGACCTCAAGGAGGCGGCGCGCCACGCCCCGGACGCCCTCGACCCGATGCCGGCCTTCCGGGCCCCCGGCGTCAGCGTGATCGCGGAGGTCAAGCGGTCCAGCCCGAGCAAGGGCGCGCTCGCCACGATCACGGACCCCGCGCGGCTGGCGGCGAACTACGAGTCCGGCGGCGCGGCCACGATCAGCGTGCTGACCGAGCGTCGCCGCTTCGGCGGCAGCCTGGCCGACCTCGAGGCGGTCCGGGCCGCGGTCGGCATCCCGGTGCTCCGCAAGGACTTCATGGTCACCTCCTACCAGCTGTGGGAGGCCCGCGCCGCGGGCGCCGACCTGGCCCTGCTGATCGTCGCGGCGCTCACCCAGAACGAGCTCGAGGCGCTGCTCGACCGGGCGGTCTCCATCGGCCTGACCCCGCTGGTCGAGGTGCACGACGAGGAGGAGGTCGAGCGGGCGCTGGCCGCCGGCGCGACCCTGATCGGCGTGAACGCCCGCAACCTGAAGACCCTCGAGGTCGACCGGGACACCTTCGCCCGGCTGGCCCCCCGGATCCCCGACGACGTGGTGCGGGTGGCCGAGTCCGGCGTCCGTGGCGCGCACGACGTCTTCGAGTACGCCAAGCAGGGCGCGAACGTCGTCCTGGTCGGCGAGACCCTGGTCAAGGGGGACGACCCCCGCTCCGCGGTCGCCGACCTGGTGGCCGCCGGCGCGCACCCCGCCCTGAAGCAGCGCGACTAG
- a CDS encoding VIT1/CCC1 transporter family protein, with translation MTTDARVPDLPEISHDHPDVTGGWLRPAVFGAMDGLVSNLALIAGVAGGTRDHTGSAAVVLAGLAGLAAGAFSMAAGEYTSVASQSEAAQREIDKERREIIANPEGEAGELAEMYVAKGIDPVLAAEVSRQIHANVDNAVAVHAREELGVDPDDLASPMVAAVSSFLSFAVGALIPVLPYLLGADTLVPGMLVTLLALFVCGAVVTQVTSRSWWYGGSRQMVLGAAAAGLTYVFGSLVGSAGIG, from the coding sequence ATGACCACCGACGCGCGCGTTCCCGATCTTCCGGAGATCTCCCACGACCACCCCGACGTCACCGGTGGCTGGCTGCGTCCCGCGGTGTTCGGCGCGATGGACGGCCTGGTCTCCAACCTGGCGCTGATCGCCGGGGTCGCGGGCGGGACCCGGGACCACACCGGGTCCGCCGCCGTCGTGCTCGCCGGGCTCGCCGGCCTGGCTGCGGGGGCGTTCTCGATGGCGGCGGGGGAGTACACCTCGGTCGCCAGCCAGTCCGAGGCCGCCCAGCGCGAGATCGACAAGGAGCGCCGCGAGATCATCGCCAACCCGGAGGGCGAGGCCGGCGAGCTGGCCGAGATGTACGTCGCGAAGGGGATCGACCCGGTGCTCGCCGCGGAGGTCTCCCGGCAGATCCACGCGAACGTGGACAACGCGGTGGCGGTGCACGCGCGCGAGGAGCTCGGCGTCGACCCCGACGACCTGGCCTCGCCGATGGTCGCGGCGGTGTCGTCGTTCCTCTCGTTCGCCGTGGGCGCGCTGATCCCGGTGCTGCCCTATCTGCTCGGCGCGGACACCCTGGTCCCCGGGATGCTGGTGACGCTGCTCGCGCTGTTCGTCTGCGGCGCCGTGGTGACCCAGGTGACCAGCAGGTCCTGGTGGTACGGCGGGTCGCGGCAGATGGTCCTGGGCGCCGCCGCGGCCGGCCTGACGTACGTGTTCGGCAGCCTCGTGGGGAGCGCCGGGATCGGCTGA
- a CDS encoding prolipoprotein diacylglyceryl transferase family protein, whose amino-acid sequence MALGGVGAWIGCRRYGIKLPPMADALAPGIVVAQAIGRWGNWFNQELFGKPTTLPWGLEIDPAHRASLAPQYQKYETFHPTYLYEFGWNLGVAALVVWADRRFRLGHGRAFALYVMGYTAGRGWIEYLRIDAVEANDVFGLRLNVWTSIVVFLLAATYFVVVGRRHPGREESVFRDSYVPSAGTDGTAAGSDADATAVPSSAAVEGAPTTVTRRDPGGTDQHPVPEDDPQDR is encoded by the coding sequence ATCGCGCTCGGCGGCGTCGGCGCCTGGATCGGCTGCCGGCGCTACGGCATCAAGCTGCCGCCGATGGCCGACGCGCTGGCCCCCGGGATCGTGGTCGCCCAGGCGATCGGCCGCTGGGGCAACTGGTTCAACCAGGAGCTGTTCGGCAAGCCCACGACGCTGCCCTGGGGGCTGGAGATCGACCCGGCGCACCGGGCGTCGCTCGCGCCGCAGTACCAGAAGTACGAGACGTTCCACCCCACCTACCTCTACGAGTTCGGTTGGAACCTCGGCGTCGCGGCGCTGGTCGTCTGGGCCGACCGCCGGTTCCGGCTCGGCCACGGCCGGGCGTTCGCGCTCTACGTCATGGGCTACACCGCCGGCCGGGGCTGGATCGAGTACCTCCGGATCGACGCCGTCGAGGCCAACGACGTGTTCGGCCTGCGGCTGAACGTGTGGACCTCGATCGTGGTGTTCCTGCTCGCCGCGACGTACTTCGTGGTGGTCGGCCGGCGGCACCCCGGCCGCGAGGAGTCGGTGTTCCGCGACAGCTACGTCCCGTCCGCCGGGACCGACGGCACCGCCGCCGGGTCCGACGCCGACGCGACCGCCGTACCCAGCTCCGCCGCCGTGGAGGGTGCTCCGACAACGGTGACGAGACGTGACCCAGGGGGCACCGACCAGCATCCGGTGCCGGAGGACGATCCCCAGGACAGGTGA
- the trpA gene encoding tryptophan synthase subunit alpha has translation MSTQKAFAAAKAEGRSALVGYLPAGFPDLDGSVQAMRVMVEAGCDVIEVGLPYSDPVMDGPTIQAAAQQALEAGTRTSDVLRAVEAVAQTGVPTVVMTYWNPVVRYGVDRFARDLASAGGAGLITPDLVPDEADEWVVAADATGLDKIFLVAPSSTDVRLRQTAQACRGFVYATAVMGVTGARDASSDLAAPLVERTRAVTDLPVCVGLGVSGGDQAAEVARYADGVIVGSAFVRRLLDAGPDRAAGLASLAELTRDLAEGVRRA, from the coding sequence ATGAGCACCCAGAAGGCCTTCGCCGCGGCGAAGGCGGAGGGCCGCAGCGCGCTGGTCGGCTACCTGCCCGCCGGCTTCCCCGACCTCGACGGCTCCGTGCAGGCCATGCGGGTGATGGTCGAGGCCGGCTGCGACGTGATCGAGGTGGGGCTGCCCTACAGCGACCCGGTGATGGACGGCCCGACCATCCAGGCGGCCGCCCAGCAGGCGCTCGAGGCCGGCACCCGCACCAGCGACGTGCTCCGCGCCGTCGAGGCCGTCGCGCAGACGGGCGTGCCCACCGTGGTGATGACCTACTGGAACCCCGTCGTGCGCTACGGCGTCGACCGGTTCGCGCGCGACCTGGCCAGCGCCGGCGGCGCCGGACTGATCACCCCCGACCTGGTGCCCGACGAGGCCGACGAGTGGGTCGTCGCCGCGGACGCCACCGGGCTCGACAAGATCTTCCTGGTCGCGCCGTCCTCCACCGACGTGCGGCTGCGGCAGACCGCGCAGGCGTGCCGGGGCTTCGTCTACGCGACCGCGGTGATGGGGGTGACCGGTGCCCGGGACGCCAGCAGCGACCTCGCGGCCCCGCTGGTCGAGCGGACCCGCGCGGTCACCGACCTGCCGGTGTGCGTCGGGCTCGGCGTCTCCGGCGGCGACCAGGCCGCCGAGGTGGCCCGCTACGCCGACGGCGTGATCGTCGGGTCGGCGTTCGTGCGCCGGCTGCTCGACGCCGGTCCGGACCGGGCGGCCGGGCTCGCCTCGCTGGCCGAGCTCACCCGCGACCTCGCCGAGGGCGTCCGGCGTGCGTAG
- the gltB gene encoding glutamate synthase large subunit, producing MHAFPAPQGLYDGLHEHDACGVAFVATLTGEASHDIVAKAITALRNLEHRGATGAEPDSGDGAGILLGLPDAFFRAVVDFELPQPHAYAVGTAFLPGGEEEVVKTRRRLEEIAAEEGLTVLGWRDVPVDPSMLGATALSVMPTFSQLFVAAAGGRLVGMALERLAFCLRKRAEHETDVYFPSLSSRTIAYKGMLTTDQLDHFYPDLVDERIASAVAVVHSRFSTNTFPSWPLSHPFRFIAHNGEINTVMGNRNWMRAREALLSSDLIPGDLDRLYPICTPGASDSASFDEVLELLHLGGRSLPHSVLMMIPEAWENHAEMDAARRAFYEFHSTMMEPWDGPACVVFTDGTQIGAVLDRNGLRPSRYWVTDDGLVVLASEVGVLDIDPATVVRKGRLQPGRMFLVDTAEHRIIEDEEIKGGLAAEHPYDEWLHAGIVRFEDLPDREHIVHTHASVTRRQQIFGYSEEEKRVLLTPMAKAGAEPIGSMGTDTPIAALSDRPRLLFDYFAQLFAQVTNPPLDAIREELVTSLSGTIGPEANLLEPTPASCRQLVLPFPVVTNDELAKIRHINRDGDLPGYATHVSRGLYDVEGGGQALADRLDQICAEVSAAIADGARIIVLSDRHSTAELAPIPSLLLTGAVHHHLVREKTRTQIGMVIEAGDVREVHHVALLMGYGAAAVNPYLALETVEDLARDGYYVDVEPEQAVKNLVKSLGKGVLKVMSKMGVSTVASYTGAQIFEAVGLAQPLVDRYFTGTTSKLGGVGIDTIAEEVARRHRKAYPVDGLPSAHRSLEIGGEYQWRREGEPHLFDPETVFRLQHSTRTGRYDVFKQYTERVNAQSERLMTLRGLFRFRDGEREPVPIDEVEPVSAIVKRFSTGAMSYGSISGEAHETLAIAMNRLGGKSNTGEGGEDADRLYDPERRSSIKQVASGRFGVTSEYLTNADDIQIKMAQGAKPGEGGQLPGHKVYPWVAKTRYSTPGVGLISPPPHHDIYSIEDLAQLIHDLKNANPSARVHVKLVAEVGVGTVAAGVSKAHADVVLISGHDGGTGAAPLTSLKHAGGPWELGLAETQQTLLLNGLRDRIVVQADGQMKTGRDVLVAALLGAEEFGFATAPLVVSGCIMMRVCHLDTCPVGVATQNPLLRERFAGQPEFVVNFFEFIAEEVRELLAELGFRTLEEAVGHAELLDVTSAVHHWKAAGLDLRPILHVPELPEGAALHNTTKQDHGLDKALDNELVALAADALERGEPVRAQVRIRNVNRTVGTILGHEVTKRYRAAGLPDGTIDITFTGSAGQSFGAFLPHGVTLRLEGDANDYVGKGLSGGRIVVRPDRAATFDAAEQIIAGNVIAYGATSGEMFLRGQVGERFCVRNSGATAVVEGVGDHGCEYMTGGRVVVLGPTGRNFAAGMSGGVAFLLDLDDRRVNHELVELAPVTGEAADELQAIVRQHLEETGSPVAEALLDDWTNAVQRFTEVMPRDYKLVLAAKEKAESEGLTDDETAARMMEALHG from the coding sequence ATGCACGCGTTCCCGGCGCCCCAGGGGCTGTACGACGGACTCCACGAGCACGACGCCTGCGGGGTCGCGTTCGTCGCCACCCTCACCGGCGAGGCGAGCCACGACATCGTCGCCAAGGCGATCACCGCGCTCCGCAACCTCGAGCACCGCGGCGCGACCGGCGCCGAGCCCGACTCCGGTGACGGCGCGGGCATCCTGCTCGGCCTCCCGGACGCCTTCTTCCGTGCGGTCGTCGACTTCGAGCTCCCGCAGCCGCACGCGTACGCCGTCGGCACCGCGTTCCTGCCGGGCGGTGAGGAGGAGGTCGTCAAGACCCGCCGCCGCCTCGAGGAGATCGCCGCCGAGGAGGGCCTCACCGTCCTCGGCTGGCGCGACGTCCCGGTCGACCCCTCGATGCTGGGGGCCACCGCGCTCTCGGTGATGCCGACCTTCAGCCAGCTGTTCGTCGCCGCCGCCGGCGGCCGCCTCGTCGGGATGGCCCTGGAGCGCCTGGCGTTCTGCCTGCGCAAGCGCGCCGAGCACGAGACCGACGTGTACTTCCCGTCGCTGTCCTCGCGCACCATCGCCTACAAGGGCATGCTCACCACCGACCAGCTCGACCACTTCTACCCGGACCTGGTCGACGAGCGCATCGCGTCCGCGGTCGCCGTCGTGCACTCGCGGTTCTCCACCAACACGTTCCCGAGCTGGCCGCTGTCGCACCCGTTCCGGTTCATCGCCCACAACGGCGAGATCAACACCGTGATGGGCAACCGCAACTGGATGCGGGCCCGCGAGGCGCTGCTGTCCAGCGACCTGATCCCGGGCGACCTGGACCGGCTCTACCCGATCTGCACCCCCGGCGCCTCGGACTCCGCGTCCTTCGACGAGGTCCTCGAGCTGCTGCACCTCGGCGGCCGCTCGCTGCCGCACTCGGTGCTGATGATGATCCCCGAGGCGTGGGAGAACCACGCCGAGATGGACGCCGCCCGCCGCGCGTTCTACGAGTTCCACTCCACGATGATGGAGCCGTGGGACGGCCCCGCCTGCGTGGTGTTCACCGACGGCACCCAGATCGGCGCGGTCCTGGACCGCAACGGCCTGCGCCCCTCGCGCTACTGGGTCACCGACGACGGCCTGGTCGTCCTGGCCTCCGAGGTCGGCGTGCTCGACATCGACCCGGCGACCGTGGTCCGCAAGGGCCGCCTCCAGCCGGGCCGGATGTTCCTGGTGGACACCGCCGAGCACCGGATCATCGAGGACGAGGAGATCAAGGGCGGGCTCGCCGCGGAGCACCCCTACGACGAGTGGCTGCACGCCGGCATCGTCCGCTTCGAGGACCTCCCCGACCGCGAGCACATCGTGCACACGCACGCCTCGGTCACCCGCCGCCAGCAGATCTTCGGCTACTCCGAGGAGGAGAAGCGGGTCCTGCTGACCCCGATGGCCAAGGCCGGTGCGGAGCCGATCGGCTCGATGGGCACCGACACCCCCATCGCCGCGCTCTCGGACCGGCCGCGGCTGCTGTTCGACTACTTCGCGCAGCTGTTCGCGCAGGTCACGAACCCGCCGCTGGACGCGATCCGCGAGGAGCTCGTGACGTCGCTGTCCGGCACCATCGGGCCCGAGGCGAACCTCCTCGAGCCGACACCGGCGTCCTGCCGGCAGCTGGTGCTGCCGTTCCCGGTGGTCACCAACGACGAGCTCGCCAAGATCCGGCACATCAACCGCGACGGCGACCTGCCCGGCTACGCCACGCACGTGTCCCGCGGCCTGTACGACGTCGAGGGCGGCGGCCAGGCGCTGGCCGACCGGCTCGACCAGATCTGCGCCGAGGTGTCGGCCGCGATCGCCGACGGCGCGCGGATCATCGTGCTCTCCGACCGGCACTCCACCGCCGAGCTGGCGCCGATCCCGTCGCTGCTGCTGACCGGGGCCGTGCACCACCACCTGGTGCGCGAGAAGACCCGCACCCAGATCGGCATGGTCATCGAGGCCGGCGACGTCCGCGAGGTGCACCACGTCGCCCTGCTCATGGGGTACGGCGCCGCGGCGGTGAACCCCTACCTCGCCCTGGAGACCGTCGAGGACCTGGCCCGCGACGGCTACTACGTCGACGTCGAGCCCGAGCAGGCCGTGAAGAACCTGGTGAAGTCGCTCGGCAAGGGCGTGCTCAAGGTGATGAGCAAGATGGGTGTCTCGACCGTCGCGTCGTACACCGGGGCCCAGATCTTCGAGGCCGTCGGCCTGGCCCAGCCGCTCGTCGACCGCTACTTCACCGGCACCACCAGCAAGCTCGGCGGGGTCGGCATCGACACCATCGCCGAGGAGGTCGCCCGCCGGCACCGCAAGGCCTACCCGGTCGACGGCCTGCCGTCCGCGCACCGCAGCCTGGAGATCGGCGGCGAGTACCAGTGGCGCCGCGAGGGCGAGCCGCACCTGTTCGACCCCGAGACGGTGTTCCGGCTGCAGCACTCGACGCGGACCGGCCGCTACGACGTGTTCAAGCAGTACACCGAGCGCGTGAACGCGCAGTCCGAGCGGCTGATGACGCTGCGCGGCCTGTTCAGGTTCCGCGACGGCGAGCGCGAGCCGGTCCCGATCGACGAGGTCGAGCCGGTCTCCGCGATCGTCAAGCGGTTCTCCACCGGCGCGATGTCCTACGGCTCGATCAGCGGCGAGGCCCACGAGACCCTGGCGATCGCGATGAACCGGCTCGGCGGCAAGTCCAACACCGGCGAGGGCGGCGAGGACGCCGACCGGCTCTACGACCCCGAGCGCCGCAGCTCGATCAAGCAGGTCGCGTCCGGCCGCTTCGGGGTGACCTCGGAGTACCTCACCAACGCCGACGACATCCAGATCAAGATGGCGCAGGGCGCGAAGCCCGGCGAGGGCGGCCAGCTGCCCGGCCACAAGGTCTACCCGTGGGTCGCCAAGACCCGTTACTCCACGCCCGGCGTCGGGCTGATCTCGCCGCCGCCGCACCACGACATCTACTCCATCGAGGACCTCGCCCAGCTGATCCACGACCTGAAGAACGCGAACCCGTCCGCCCGGGTGCACGTGAAGCTGGTCGCCGAGGTCGGGGTGGGCACGGTCGCGGCGGGCGTGTCGAAGGCGCACGCCGACGTCGTGCTGATCTCCGGGCACGACGGCGGCACCGGCGCGGCCCCGCTCACCTCGCTCAAGCACGCTGGCGGCCCCTGGGAGCTCGGTCTCGCCGAGACCCAGCAGACCCTGCTGCTCAACGGGCTGCGCGACCGGATCGTCGTGCAGGCGGACGGCCAGATGAAGACCGGCCGCGACGTGCTGGTCGCGGCGCTGCTCGGCGCCGAGGAGTTCGGCTTCGCCACCGCACCGCTCGTCGTGTCGGGCTGCATCATGATGCGGGTCTGCCACCTCGACACCTGCCCGGTGGGCGTGGCGACGCAGAACCCGTTGCTGCGCGAGCGGTTCGCCGGCCAGCCGGAGTTCGTCGTGAACTTCTTCGAGTTCATCGCCGAGGAGGTCCGCGAGCTGCTCGCCGAGCTCGGGTTCCGCACCCTGGAGGAGGCGGTGGGGCACGCCGAGCTGCTCGACGTGACCAGCGCGGTGCACCACTGGAAGGCCGCCGGCCTCGACCTGCGCCCGATCCTGCACGTGCCCGAGCTGCCCGAGGGGGCCGCGCTGCACAACACCACCAAGCAGGACCACGGCCTCGACAAGGCCCTCGACAACGAGCTGGTCGCGCTCGCGGCGGACGCCCTGGAGCGGGGCGAGCCGGTCCGCGCCCAGGTGCGGATCCGCAACGTCAACCGCACCGTCGGCACGATCCTGGGACACGAGGTCACCAAGCGCTACCGCGCCGCGGGTCTCCCCGACGGCACGATCGACATCACCTTCACCGGCTCGGCGGGCCAGTCGTTCGGCGCGTTCCTGCCGCACGGCGTGACGCTGCGCCTGGAAGGCGACGCCAACGACTACGTCGGCAAGGGCCTGTCCGGCGGCCGGATCGTGGTCCGCCCGGACCGCGCCGCCACCTTCGACGCGGCCGAGCAGATCATCGCCGGCAACGTCATCGCCTACGGCGCGACGTCGGGCGAGATGTTCCTGCGCGGCCAGGTCGGCGAGCGCTTCTGCGTCCGCAACTCCGGGGCGACCGCGGTCGTCGAGGGGGTCGGCGACCACGGCTGCGAGTACATGACCGGGGGCCGCGTCGTGGTCCTCGGCCCGACGGGACGCAACTTCGCGGCCGGCATGTCCGGCGGCGTCGCGTTCCTGCTCGACCTCGACGACCGTCGCGTCAACCACGAGCTCGTCGAGCTGGCCCCCGTCACCGGGGAGGCCGCCGACGAGCTGCAGGCCATCGTGCGCCAGCACCTCGAGGAGACCGGGTCCCCGGTGGCCGAGGCGCTGCTCGACGACTGGACGAACGCCGTACAGCGGTTCACCGAGGTGATGCCGCGTGACTACAAGCTGGTGCTCGCCGCCAAGGAGAAGGCCGAGTCAGAGGGCCTCACCGACGACGAGACAGCGGCACGGATGATGGAGGCGCTCCATGGCTGA
- a CDS encoding SCO family protein, producing the protein MRSRTLASMTAVLALLLAGCGGQSPGAEGPVADVSIHDDDGLNGIVLPTPYRVPSVPLEDADGATYDLATDATKPLTLVFFGYTHCPDICQVVMANIASSLTRLDDAQRAKVQMVFVTTDPARDDVATLRSYLDRFDPSFDGLTGDLAKIVELGTAFDVEIAKGKKLASGGYDVAHGTQIIGLLPDHRAPFVWTQGTDPSTLADDITTILDDKVPGL; encoded by the coding sequence GTGCGTAGTCGCACCCTCGCCTCGATGACCGCCGTGCTCGCGCTGCTGCTGGCCGGCTGCGGCGGGCAGTCGCCGGGCGCCGAGGGACCGGTCGCGGACGTCAGCATCCACGACGACGACGGCCTCAACGGCATCGTGCTGCCCACCCCCTACCGGGTGCCCTCGGTGCCGCTCGAGGACGCCGACGGGGCGACGTACGACCTGGCGACGGATGCCACGAAGCCGCTGACCCTGGTCTTCTTCGGCTACACGCACTGCCCGGACATCTGCCAGGTCGTGATGGCCAACATCGCCTCCTCGCTGACCCGGCTCGACGACGCGCAGAGAGCCAAGGTGCAGATGGTCTTCGTCACCACCGACCCGGCCCGCGACGACGTCGCCACCCTGCGCAGCTACCTGGACCGCTTCGACCCGTCCTTCGACGGGCTGACCGGCGACCTCGCGAAGATCGTCGAGCTCGGCACGGCGTTCGACGTGGAGATCGCGAAGGGCAAGAAGCTCGCGTCCGGCGGCTACGACGTCGCGCACGGCACCCAGATCATCGGCCTGCTCCCGGACCACCGGGCCCCCTTCGTCTGGACCCAGGGCACCGACCCGTCCACGCTGGCCGACGACATCACCACGATCCTCGACGACAAGGTGCCCGGCCTGTGA
- the trpB gene encoding tryptophan synthase subunit beta codes for MSAPVATGPADGSTGGPEGESEGRFGRFGGRMMPEALMAALDELTVAWHEAMADPVFTGEFERLLREYAGVPSLLYDATKLSELAGARILLKREDLNHTGAHKIRNVLGQALLTKRMGKTRVIAETGAGQHGVASATAAAYLGLDCVVYMGEVDTERQALNVARMHLLGAEVVSVKSGSRTLKDAINEAIRDWVATVDHTAYLFGTAAGPHPFPSMVRDFCRGIGDEARAQCLELTGALPDSAVACVGGGSNAIGLFAGFVDDPGVQLVGCEAAGDGVDTMRHAATIYAGEFGVLHGARTFVLQDEDGQTKESHSISAGLDYPGVGPQHAYLAETGRATYRPVTDTQAMDAFALLSRTEGIIPAIESAHAIAGAMQLAQEQPGSTILVNLSGRGDKDMGTAIEWFGLGETRPDDKAGLPAGVPGEGSGNNAPQEPQA; via the coding sequence ATGTCTGCACCAGTAGCCACCGGCCCCGCCGACGGATCGACCGGCGGACCCGAGGGGGAGTCCGAGGGACGCTTCGGTCGCTTCGGCGGCCGGATGATGCCCGAGGCGTTGATGGCCGCCCTCGACGAGCTGACCGTCGCCTGGCACGAGGCGATGGCGGACCCGGTGTTCACCGGTGAGTTCGAGCGGCTGCTGCGCGAGTACGCCGGGGTGCCGAGCCTGCTGTACGACGCCACCAAGCTCTCCGAGCTCGCGGGCGCCCGGATCCTGCTCAAGCGCGAGGACCTCAACCACACCGGCGCGCACAAGATCCGCAACGTGCTCGGTCAGGCCCTGCTCACCAAGCGGATGGGCAAGACCCGGGTGATCGCCGAGACCGGGGCCGGCCAGCACGGCGTCGCCTCGGCCACCGCCGCGGCGTACCTCGGGCTGGACTGCGTGGTCTACATGGGCGAGGTCGACACCGAGCGGCAGGCCCTCAACGTCGCCCGGATGCACCTGCTCGGCGCCGAGGTGGTCTCGGTGAAGTCCGGCTCGCGCACGCTCAAGGACGCCATCAACGAGGCGATCCGCGACTGGGTCGCCACCGTCGACCACACCGCCTACCTCTTCGGTACGGCGGCCGGGCCGCACCCGTTCCCGTCGATGGTGCGCGACTTCTGCCGCGGCATCGGCGACGAGGCGCGCGCCCAGTGCCTCGAGCTCACCGGCGCGCTGCCCGACTCCGCCGTCGCGTGCGTCGGAGGCGGCTCCAACGCCATCGGGCTGTTCGCCGGGTTCGTCGACGACCCCGGGGTCCAGCTGGTCGGCTGCGAGGCCGCCGGCGACGGCGTCGACACGATGCGGCACGCCGCGACGATCTACGCGGGCGAGTTCGGGGTGCTGCACGGTGCGCGCACCTTCGTCCTGCAGGACGAGGACGGCCAGACCAAGGAGTCGCACTCGATCTCCGCAGGCCTGGACTACCCCGGGGTCGGCCCGCAGCACGCCTACCTCGCGGAGACCGGGCGGGCGACGTACCGGCCGGTGACCGACACCCAGGCGATGGACGCCTTCGCGCTGCTCTCGCGCACCGAGGGCATCATCCCCGCGATCGAGTCGGCACACGCGATCGCCGGGGCGATGCAGCTCGCCCAGGAGCAGCCGGGGTCGACGATCCTGGTGAACCTGTCGGGCCGCGGCGACAAGGACATGGGCACCGCGATCGAGTGGTTCGGCCTGGGGGAGACCCGCCCCGACGACAAGGCCGGGCTGCCCGCGGGCGTCCCCGGCGAGGGGTCGGGCAACAACGCGCCGCAGGAGCCGCAGGCATGA